A section of the Pedobacter sp. HDW13 genome encodes:
- a CDS encoding alpha/beta hydrolase, with translation MKTLNLKNRIKSVVLATAVVLATIAGSVNEANAQEVKNVVLVHGAFADGSGYKGVYEALTKRGYHVTVVQNPLTSLEDDVAATKLALDAQDGSAILAGHSWGGAVITQAGNHPKVAGLVYIAAFQPDNGESALKWFQTAQPAAENGVLPPNDKGIVYYDKAKFHAGFCADLSKEEAAFMYASQGAFYAKCFVNNITDAAWRVKPTFGIVATEDKSINPEIQRNMYKRSNTKVTEIKGSHAVYSSQPEKVAAVIIQAAKEVSKK, from the coding sequence ATGAAAACTCTAAATCTAAAAAACAGAATTAAAAGTGTGGTTTTAGCCACAGCAGTAGTATTGGCTACCATCGCAGGTTCTGTTAATGAAGCAAACGCCCAGGAAGTAAAGAATGTAGTATTGGTACATGGTGCATTTGCAGATGGCTCTGGCTACAAAGGTGTTTATGAAGCCCTTACCAAACGGGGCTATCACGTAACCGTTGTTCAAAACCCATTGACCTCACTTGAAGACGATGTAGCGGCAACAAAACTTGCGCTTGATGCACAGGATGGCTCCGCTATTCTCGCAGGTCACTCATGGGGAGGGGCCGTAATTACACAGGCTGGTAACCACCCTAAAGTTGCAGGACTGGTATACATTGCCGCCTTTCAGCCGGACAATGGCGAATCAGCACTGAAATGGTTCCAGACCGCCCAGCCAGCTGCTGAAAACGGCGTTCTGCCACCTAATGATAAAGGGATTGTCTACTACGACAAAGCAAAGTTCCATGCTGGTTTCTGCGCAGACCTGAGTAAAGAAGAAGCAGCGTTCATGTACGCATCTCAAGGTGCATTTTATGCCAAATGTTTTGTAAACAACATTACAGATGCTGCATGGAGAGTTAAACCAACATTTGGTATTGTAGCTACAGAGGATAAAAGCATCAATCCTGAAATTCAGCGCAATATGTACAAACGTTCCAATACCAAAGTTACCGAGATCAAAGGCAGTCATGCCGTTTATAGCTCGCAACCGGAGAAAGTAGCTGCTGTCATTATTCAAGCTGCCAAAGAAGTATCAAAAAAATAA
- a CDS encoding AraC family transcriptional regulator: MRLKLKEENTGGELLLFKEEPGFDRLPLTRDRFDKYFTIAWNPTQNSQRITIDGAEFDFPANSLVTLLFNQSFGFENSACIVAWQFNREFYCIIDHDNEVSCVGFLFSSTDHLFIELDVLSRQKLQLLLDVFIQEFETSDNIQNEMLLVLLKRLIIYTTRLAKSGYIPVKKLQDERFHIIRKFNLLVEANFKSEHSVSFYADALCKSPKTLSNLFAIFAQKTPSQIIQERIMAEAKRLLFYTDKSVKNITYDLGFEDVAYFSNFFKKNAGQSPSDFRNAPIGLKMGNNHN; this comes from the coding sequence ATGAGGCTTAAACTAAAGGAAGAGAATACGGGCGGTGAATTGCTGCTTTTTAAAGAGGAACCAGGTTTTGACAGGTTACCGTTGACCAGGGATCGCTTTGATAAATATTTTACCATTGCCTGGAACCCTACCCAAAATAGCCAACGAATTACCATTGATGGGGCGGAATTCGACTTTCCAGCCAATTCTTTGGTCACGCTTTTATTTAATCAGTCTTTTGGTTTTGAAAATTCTGCTTGTATTGTTGCCTGGCAGTTTAATCGCGAATTTTATTGTATCATCGATCACGATAACGAAGTAAGTTGTGTAGGATTTTTGTTCAGCAGTACTGATCATTTATTCATTGAATTGGATGTGCTTTCAAGACAAAAGCTGCAATTGCTATTGGACGTTTTTATTCAGGAGTTTGAAACCTCGGATAATATCCAGAATGAAATGCTGCTCGTGTTATTAAAACGTCTGATTATTTATACGACCCGTTTGGCAAAATCGGGATATATTCCTGTCAAAAAACTTCAGGATGAAAGGTTCCATATCATTCGGAAATTCAATCTCCTGGTGGAGGCTAATTTCAAATCAGAGCATTCAGTTAGTTTTTATGCTGATGCACTTTGTAAGTCACCTAAGACCCTATCAAATCTTTTTGCAATTTTCGCACAGAAAACTCCCTCACAAATCATCCAGGAAAGGATTATGGCTGAAGCTAAACGACTTTTGTTTTATACTGACAAATCTGTAAAAAATATAACTTATGATCTGGGGTTTGAGGATGTAGCTTACTTTTCGAATTTCTTTAAAAAAAATGCGGGCCAGTCGCCTTCGGATTTCAGAAATGCACCGATTGGATTAAAGATGGGAAATAATCACAACTAA
- a CDS encoding helix-turn-helix domain-containing protein: protein MKTSIRALTGMKKANSISMISIQGFREGQLAGREEILFNELHGKRIIEKAHAHDFFIINLFDNAKGVHTIDSIDHTISNHQVHVLFPGQVHKWNISEGTIGYQLMVERAFFEKFAPYFRFSFTNYQNHPVIQLTGNAFSLLLYEFDAIKNELEREDSLVHLISARAAVIAAIVSREAELAFTEFKVYQSNKRLATFNMLIDEYFKEVKLTRFYADKLNISANYLNILCQKHLKISATQLIQQRVGTEAKRLLQTTGLSIKEIAFELGFIDHAYFSNFFKSQTGISPTEFREKG from the coding sequence ATGAAAACTTCAATTAGAGCCTTAACTGGAATGAAAAAAGCGAATTCTATATCGATGATCAGTATTCAGGGATTTCGGGAAGGGCAGTTGGCAGGCCGGGAGGAGATTTTATTCAATGAACTGCACGGCAAAAGGATCATAGAAAAAGCCCATGCACACGATTTTTTTATCATCAACCTCTTTGATAACGCTAAGGGGGTTCACACAATCGATTCCATCGACCACACAATCAGCAATCACCAAGTGCACGTATTGTTTCCAGGACAAGTACATAAATGGAATATCAGTGAAGGCACTATTGGTTACCAACTCATGGTCGAACGTGCTTTTTTTGAGAAATTTGCCCCATACTTCCGCTTTTCATTTACCAACTATCAGAATCACCCGGTAATACAATTAACAGGCAATGCTTTCAGTCTATTGCTTTATGAATTTGATGCCATCAAAAATGAGTTGGAACGTGAGGATTCCCTGGTGCATTTGATCAGTGCACGTGCTGCGGTCATTGCGGCGATTGTTAGCAGGGAAGCGGAGCTTGCTTTTACTGAGTTTAAGGTCTATCAATCCAATAAACGATTGGCTACCTTCAATATGCTGATAGATGAATATTTTAAAGAAGTGAAACTAACCAGGTTCTATGCTGATAAACTGAATATTTCTGCCAATTACCTGAATATTCTTTGCCAGAAACATTTAAAAATATCCGCAACCCAACTGATACAGCAGCGGGTAGGAACGGAGGCTAAAAGACTCTTGCAAACTACCGGTCTATCTATTAAAGAAATTGCTTTCGAGCTTGGTTTTATAGATCATGCCTATTTCTCCAATTTTTTCAAAAGCCAGACCGGGATCTCACCGACCGAATTCCGGGAAAAAGGATAA
- a CDS encoding DUF4822 domain-containing protein → MKHFKKLKFALILALLATTFFSCSKDEIVDEKPLTPSEVLASTAWETTNAKNNKGENVVLTDANVSNFVGFAYFKSNGTFTMYNLDNSPKMHGDWSVSADGKTRTIVAKNDAGVTLFTRIVDITVLTKQEFTYRIYPNNSDKAVYFDIIHTPTTHKEP, encoded by the coding sequence ATGAAACATTTTAAAAAATTAAAATTCGCACTTATTCTAGCACTGCTCGCAACAACATTTTTTAGCTGCAGCAAAGATGAAATTGTGGATGAGAAGCCATTGACACCAAGTGAGGTGCTGGCGAGTACAGCATGGGAAACCACAAATGCCAAAAACAATAAAGGAGAAAATGTGGTATTGACAGATGCTAACGTTTCTAATTTCGTTGGCTTCGCGTATTTTAAATCTAACGGTACCTTTACCATGTACAACCTGGATAACTCACCGAAAATGCATGGTGACTGGTCAGTATCTGCTGATGGCAAAACCCGGACTATTGTGGCAAAGAATGATGCCGGCGTCACGCTATTTACAAGAATAGTGGATATCACAGTGTTGACCAAACAGGAATTTACCTACAGAATTTATCCAAACAATAGTGATAAAGCCGTTTATTTCGATATTATCCATACCCCAACCACACATAAGGAACCTTAA
- a CDS encoding histone H1, translating into MGNFNSYNQQKMSELKEQMAIAEAEAAKYFEGNQAAEEKLNKALEQIQTTAQLLRNGMSEKKNAR; encoded by the coding sequence ATGGGAAATTTCAATAGTTACAATCAACAGAAAATGAGCGAGCTCAAAGAGCAGATGGCTATTGCTGAGGCTGAGGCAGCCAAGTACTTTGAAGGCAACCAGGCGGCTGAAGAGAAGCTGAACAAGGCATTGGAGCAGATCCAAACCACCGCTCAGTTGCTGCGAAATGGCATGAGTGAAAAAAAGAATGCCAGGTAA
- a CDS encoding AtpZ/AtpI family protein, which translates to MKDNPNQRKTNKSLFRKKTSSDAPHGLPGYDYAKYSDLGIQMLVIIGGFSYGGYEIDSYFHHGTQWVTCLLALIGVAIAVYLVIRSVSRP; encoded by the coding sequence ATGAAAGACAACCCAAATCAAAGAAAAACAAACAAAAGTTTATTCAGAAAAAAAACAAGTTCCGATGCCCCACACGGCCTTCCTGGTTATGATTATGCAAAATATAGTGATCTAGGCATCCAGATGCTTGTTATCATAGGTGGGTTCTCCTACGGTGGTTATGAAATTGACAGTTATTTTCATCATGGTACACAGTGGGTTACTTGCCTATTGGCATTGATTGGCGTTGCTATAGCGGTCTATCTGGTTATTCGATCTGTGAGCCGCCCTTAA
- a CDS encoding PA2169 family four-helix-bundle protein, with translation MENSSQYPERNKLIISDLKKLLQLVNNSKEDYKHASELTKNPHFYRFFIKQERQREGYAEELSAHIAVHGGKADKKEDGLIEKIHDSWVSIKAVFTGHSDSELFDEIIKVESNALSVFDTCIADYPHHVDHLGLLVKQRDSIYIALEELATLKASL, from the coding sequence ATGGAAAATTCAAGTCAATATCCAGAAAGAAATAAGCTAATCATCAGCGACCTAAAAAAGCTTTTGCAATTGGTCAATAACAGCAAGGAAGATTATAAGCATGCTTCTGAACTAACCAAAAACCCGCACTTTTATAGATTTTTCATCAAACAGGAGCGTCAACGCGAGGGCTATGCTGAAGAGTTGAGTGCGCACATTGCGGTGCACGGTGGCAAGGCGGACAAGAAGGAAGATGGACTGATAGAAAAAATACATGACTCCTGGGTATCTATCAAAGCGGTGTTTACCGGCCACAGTGATTCAGAGCTGTTTGATGAAATCATCAAGGTTGAAAGCAATGCCCTATCGGTGTTTGATACCTGTATTGCTGATTACCCGCATCATGTGGATCATTTGGGTTTGCTGGTTAAGCAGAGAGATAGCATCTACATAGCCCTGGAAGAATTAGCCACTTTAAAGGCGTCCCTGTAA